In Trichoderma atroviride chromosome 2, complete sequence, one DNA window encodes the following:
- a CDS encoding uncharacterized protein (EggNog:ENOG41), giving the protein MLGLKHLTWQSVDAELIMPKPGLIALTGGYRKTPVMQIGADIYCDSRLIAEELEKRHPFPSLFPGNSKGLCLGLSGWSDENFHTASSGLIIAVLKSTFPPDLMADREKFFKGFIDVQNLEDEIPHLKVQLRAYASLVEEQLSDGRAFWLGSEPSLADFHAYVELWAARMHLPFAQDLLKAFHMMSEWEKRVKAIGHGERQEAGIAEAHDLARHSVPLPGAGIDPEDTLGLIDEDIVTVTPADYGKDPVTGRLVTLTVREVAVARDDPIAGQVVVHFPRIGYRVSCHMSPEIRR; this is encoded by the coding sequence ATGCTCGGACTGAAACACCTGACGTGGCAATCTGTGGACGCAGAACTTATCATGCCAAAGCCAGGCCTTATTGCTTTGACCGGAGGATATCGGAAAACACCAGTTATGCAAATAGGTGCCGATATTTACTGTGACTCCCGTCTTATTGCAGAGGAGTTGGAGAAGCGACACCCATTCCCTAGCTTGTTCCCAGGCAACTCAAAGGGCCTGTGCTTGGGCCTATCTGGTTGGAGCGATGAAAACTTCCATACCGCCAGCTCCGGACTTATTATTGCAGTTCTCAAATCAACATTCCCACCGGACCTGATGGCCGACCGTGAGAAGTTTTTTAAAGGGTTTATAGACGTCCAGAATCTTGAGGATGAAATACCTCATCTGAAAGTTCAATTGCGTGCATATGCAAGCCTCGTTGAGGAACAGCTGAGCGATGGACGCGCATTCTGGTTGGGGTCAGAACCAAGTTTGGCAGACTTTCATGCCTACGTTGAACTCTGGGCGGCACGAATGCATCTCCCTTTCGCACAAGACCTGCTTAAAGCATTTCACATGATGTCAgagtgggagaagagagtgaaaGCAATCGGCCATGGGGAGAGACAAGAGGCTGGTATAGCAGAGGCGCATGACCTTGCACGGCACAGTGTGCCTCTCCCAGGTGCTGGCATAGATCCAGAAGATACGCTCGGGCTCATTGACGAAGATATAGTAACAGTGACTCCTGCTGATTACGGGAAAGACCCTGTTACTGGACGCCTTGTAACCTTGACGGTACGCGAGGTTGCGGTTGCGCGAGATGATCCTATTGCTGGACAGGTTGTAGTACACTTCCCACGGATTGGCTACCGTGTTTCTTGCCACATGAGCCCTGAGATAAGAAGATAG
- a CDS encoding uncharacterized protein (EggNog:ENOG41), producing the protein MQPASYATKRNREDSSIPNSITHLPQKLLKNAPNKAAELLETTSSSYESVTSIEVDLCKRCGSLDMDEILSTRPKSSRGRLVKDLGRAEAPIFDPSCSFCRLLSSVYTTTFEPLPAGNLLLYAFPSDGRLWSFEDQVVLLAIKQQSTLAADHQLLCSISPPSYKSNGGTLRARLIASDHIDYSIIHGWIMTCKQDHRICKRVRLQQPMFLRFIDCETREIVSGDISYQYVALSYVWGTSNCQPTASSGETLLLGEDLRTIEDAITVTKALGVRYLWIDRYCINQVDAKEKHTQVRQMDKVYQGAYITIIAAAGSDPTYGLPGVGRTPRVAQPRARVGKHILASLMVHPSVLIKQSVWMSRGWTYQEALCSQRRLIFTDQYVYYECAEANWSETCDLERSWSGWNIFTKGLFGKYPWEVITYISVYAQRQLTYDSDALNGILGILRLLEEEPKYPVCHFWGVPILPCVQKHANGQAVHVNRTVSDRFISGLCWTSVTPGRRRAQFPSWSWTGWTCEITKYSPEYENKQNFMSNLNITIQVFDCSRNSFVDFETVLDDYKKDSFSYPVSPILYITGLAIDLRIQHNNENDLFYTTNDHIRSLYVLPILTLPGSEDITFQVNITESIQKSEATEELLSQTIKGIILGDSARSTQMNNSGLFILAVKRVRTKNGVDEYERLGTGYIGVSRLTECATLQSIFLA; encoded by the coding sequence ATGCAGCCAGCATCTTATGCAACAAAGCGGAACAGGGAGGACAGCAGCATTCCCAACTCAATAACCCACCTACCGCAGAAACTACTCAAAAACGCACCGAATAAGGCCGCCGAATTGTTAGAGACCACCTCGTCATCTTATGAGAGTGTTACTTCAATTGAGGTGGACCTCTGCAAAAGATGTGGAAGTCTCGATATGGACGAAATTTTATCGACAAGACCGAAAAGTTCACGTGGAAGGCTTGTAAAGGATCTTGGACGTGCAGAAGCACCAATATTTGATCCTTCATGCTCTTTCTGCCGCCTGCTCTCCTCTGTATACACTACGACTTTTGAGCCCCTCCCCGCGGGCAATTTACTTCTCTACGCATTTCCATCCGACGGACGGCTTTGGTCATTTGAGGATCAGGTCGTGCTTCTTGCCATCAAGCAACAATCCACTCTAGCAGCCGACCACCAATTACTATGCTCTATTTCTCCACCGAGCTATAAATCCAATGGAGGCACGCTACGGGCAAGGCTGATTGCATCAGATCATATTGATTATAGCATCATTCACGGATGGATCATGACCTGCAAACAAGATCATCGAATTTGTAAGCGGGTGCGACTGCAACAACCAATGTTCCTGCGATTCATTGATTGTGAAACACGAGAAATCGTATCAGGAGACATCAGCTATCAATATGTCGCTCTGAGTTATGTTTGGGGCACCTCGAATTGTCAACCTACCGCATCCTCTGGAGAAACACTGCTATTGGGAGAAGATTTACGCACCATTGAGGATGCTATCACGGTCACAAAAGCACTTGGCGTACGGTATCTCTGGATTGATAGATACTGCATAAATCAAGTCGACGCGAAAGAAAAGCACACTCAGGTCAGACAGATGGACAAAGTTTACCAAGGAGCTTATATAACAATCATCGCGGCGGCGGGATCTGATCCTACTTACGGCCTTCCAGGTGTTGGCAGGACACCTCGAGTAGCCCAACCACGTGCAAGGGTGGGCAAACACATCTTAGCGTCTCTTATGGTGCATCCGTCAGTTCTCATCAAACAATCTGTCTGGATGTCTCGAGGCTGGACCTACCAAGAAGCGCTCTGCTCCCAGCGCCGGCTCATATTCACTGATCAATATGTCTACTATGAGTGCGCTGAAGCCAACTGGTCGGAGACATGCGATCTTGAGAGGAGTTGGTCAGGTTGGAACATCTTCACAAAAGGACTTTTTGGCAAATATCCTTGGGAAGTCATTACCTACATTTCAGTTTAtgcccagcgccagcttACTTACGACTCCGACGCCTTGAATGGAATTCTTGGCATTCTCAGACTACTCGAAGAGGAGCCGAAATATCCTGTATGTCATTTCTGGGGGGTTCCAATTCTTCCTTGTGTCCAGAAGCATGCAAATGGTCAAGCGGTGCATGTAAACCGCACAGTGAGCGATAGATTCATCTCAGGTCTCTGTTGGACGTCCGTAACCCCAGGAAGACGTCGAGCTCAGTTTCCCAGCTGGTCGTGGACTGGATGGACTTGCGAGATCACTAAATATTCACCTGAATATGAGAATAAACAAAATTTCATGTCTAATCTTAACATCACGATCCAGGTCTTCGACTGCAGCAGAAACTCATTCGTGGATTTTGAAACCGTGTTGGACGACTACAAGAAGGATAGCTTTTCATATCCAGTCTCTCCAATTCTTTACATAACAGGTTTAGCTATCGATCTCCGCATTCAACATAACAACGAAAACGACCTCTTTTACACGACAAATGATCATATCCGTTCACTATATGTTCTGCCAATCCTAACATTACCGGGTTCCGAAGACATCACTTTTCAAGTGAACATTACCGAGAGCATCCAGAAATCAGAAGCTACCGAAGAGCTACTGTCACAAACGATCAAAGGTATAATTTTAGGCGACAGTGCCCGGTCTACTCAAATGAACAACAGTGGCTTGTTTATACTTGCTGTGAAAAGAGTTAGGACAAAGAATGGCGTGGATGAGTACGAAAGGCTCGGCACGGGTTATATTGGGGTTTCAAGGCTAACCGAATGCGCAACGCTGCAATCAATTTTCTTGGCTTAA
- a CDS encoding uncharacterized protein (EggNog:ENOG41) — protein MITKAGVPSNKVVVGVTSYGRSFAMAEEGCYGPQCQFLGDPSNSQATPGRCTQTSGYISNAEVEEILANSSRVNQNYIDTSSNTNILVYDDTQWVGWMSNGIKASRAALYKGLAMGGTTDWASDLQEFNDPPFGVSNWADMITVLNAGGDLFANHTHSGNWTELTCTNPAVENALLMDCSQRWTELDTPDAWTNTLATWKETYKNNVTTINGFTLAVMQILHGPEEMDCGALAQLDGSCSRTYDCTDIRGTDAEGNGGGSGPAAYLILNSFVILNKAYSQFYYTIVEIAATYIDNQMEDFELTFAPVPPEPSNEWLEILIALFGLGITAIAAPFFDEIFVALPAFAGAGLDEAKDIGFAGVAYEASIAAAALPTTGDYGWDPRSEANFTATLGSVLHGWTALASYQLRCLFNGSDTSTNLLTTLMGSGNLIEGSGGSPVVDFNSNATSFNNLEGYINKAFFGFAIPAVWTASNNAAFIVDSGYACEATYSCYNGNLYYLASASGDWRGCTSEDVALPLHVDTVSPPPPVCDPTFFTAPPGMDALSPDKWGGLTIDDIVEGSVNTWLNNNKISGAPIANPLDPNTLDDLSSQNITTPGYIRLPVCYPCNALQGVTKCSGYTYVDQTSSASPLISDCQVFMSNIAGTNGEWTTGIGSQKNIASFGTCNFGVDNDGTTGDVTYHTGSQDIVTIITEAISQFGSNGVVGAKGTMQCSGNVNTQNVDWGLY, from the exons ATG ATCACCAAGGCCGGTGTCCCTTCCAACAAGGTCGTGGTTGGCGTGACCAGCTACGGACGATCATTCGCCATGGCGGAAGAGGGCTGCTATGGGCCGCAATGCCAATTCTTGGGTGACCCCAGCAACTCGCAAGCCACTCCAGGTCGTTGTACTCAGACTTCGGGCTACATCTCCAATGCCGAGGTCGAGGAAATCCTCGCCAACTCTAGCCGGGTCAACCAGAATTACATTGACACTTCTagcaacaccaacatccTTGTTTACGACGACACTCAATGGGTCGGGTGGATGAGCAACGGCATCAAGGCCTCACGAGCAGCGCTTTACAAGGGCCTGGCAATGGGTGGCACGACTGACTGGGCTTCCGATTTGCAGGAATTCAATGATCCGCCGTTTGGCGTCTCGAACTGGGCTGATATGATCACCGTCCTCAACGCGGGCGGAGACCTTTTTGCAAATCATACCCACAGCGGCAACTGGACGGAACTGACCTGTACGAATCCTGCTGTGGAAAATGCCCTCCTCATGGATTGCTCCCAGCGCTGGACGGAGCTAGACACTCCCGATGCCTGGACTAACACGCTTGCTACTTGGAAAGAAACTTACAAGAACAATGTGACTACCATAAATGGCTTCACTCTGGCCGTCATGCAAATCCTCCATGGTCCGGAAGAAATGGATTGTGGAGCGCTTGCTCAACTTGACGGTTCTTGTTCCAGAACGTACGACTGCACCGATATTAGAGGCACCGACGCCGAAGGCAACGGCGGTGGATCGGGGCCCGCGGCCTACTTGATCCTTAATTCCTTCGTGATTCTCAACAAG GCGTACTCCCAATTCTACTACACCATCGTTGAAATTGCCGCAACATACATCGACAACCAGATGGAAGATTTCGAGCTTACATTCGCACCAGTGCCTCCGGAACCTTCTAACGAGTGGCTAGAGATTTTAATCGCCCTTTTCGGTCTTGGTATTACTGCGATTGCCGCACCATTCTTCGACGAAA TTTTTGTGGCTCTACCAGCCTTTGCCGGCGCCGGTCTCGACGAAGCTAAAGACATCGGATTTGCTGGCGTCGCTTACGAAGCCTCAattgctgccgctgcacTGCCGACCACAGGAGA CTATGGCTGGGACCCGAGGTCTGAAGCAAATTTCACTGCCACTCTCGGCTCGGTCCTCCATGGCTGGACCGCCCTTGCCTCATACCAGCTTAGATGCTTATTCAATGGATCAGACACCTCCACCAACCTCCTCACGACCTTGATGGGCAGTGGTAATCTTATCGAGGGTAGCGGCGGCTCCCCAGTCGTTGATTTCAACTCAAATGCTACATCATTTAACAATTTAGAGGGCTATATAAACAAAgccttcttcggcttcgcCATCCCGGCCGTGTGGACCGCCTCCAACAACGCTGCCTTCATTGTCGACTCGGGCTATGCCTGCG AGGCCACTTACTCGTGCTACAACGGTAATCTGTACTATCTGGCCTCTGCCAGCGGTGACTGGAGGGGCTGTACCAGCGAGGACGttgctcttcctctccacGTCGACACCGTTTCGCCACCACCCCCTGTCTGCGACCCGACCTTTTTCACCGCTCCGCCAGGGATGGACGCCCTCAGCCCGGACAAGTGGGGAGGCCTTACCATCGACGACATCGTCGAGGGATCCGTCAACACATGGctaaacaacaacaagatcAGCGGCGCGCCCATCGCCAACCCGCTAGACCCGAACACTCTAGATGACCTGTCCAGCCAAAACATCACCACTCCCGGCTACATCCGCCTCCCCGTGT GTTACCCATGCAACGCGCTGCAAGGCGTGACCAAGTGCAGCGGCTACACCTACGTCGACCAGACCAGCTCTGCCTCCCCCCTGATATCCGACTGCCAGGTCTTCATGTCCAACATCGCGGGCACCAACGGCGAGTGGACCACTGGCATCGGCTCACAGAAAAACATTGCTTCGTTCGGCACCTGCAATTTTGGCGTCGACAACGACGGCACTACTGGAGACGTCACGTATCACACTGGCAGCCAGGATATTGtgaccatcatcaccgagGCCATCTCGCAGTTCGGTTCAAACGGCGTCGTCGGCGCAAAGGGAACTATGCAGTGCAGTGGTAATGTGAATACTCAGAATGTCGATTGGGGGCTGTACTAG
- a CDS encoding uncharacterized protein (EggNog:ENOG41), giving the protein MGKMDNKLTQSGRLSRYSCATCRHQKKKCDRRQPQCSLCQRYDRACVYKNTKNSAVLRTSPESSSGVPSTTTKSQPDQNGFPAAYFTDSALFWRSVGSLPDANLPISPDLLSLAEDVPTVRKFTEAFFCYNYPWAPFICRRNFMERILNPLGGRRCENLLLIAAIKLITTEADNHASSTTYCSLKRAFLEVELSGSLTFRTLQALVLVAIYELGQAIYPSAYLTVGYCARYGIALGIDRTIDSLYSSKLDDSEEERRTWWTIILLDRYLNVGCPERALLIEEPKNTSVLPMDDKLWEMGYPPPNPPLVISSPPTEAMGRFCLTVQAAYLLGKVLRYTSPQASEHRIMEHEARILDSTIAALTKVTLQESVKRGIKVCCPTTICHSARLILNQEMGWINRHDSIIETNIVLEAQITTAADMLTLSCYILRTGLSGNDDISPFCHDALYRSAIVYSQIVQKSDSEDAKNAIHDIKQSLRVNCHRWKAAATYLQLLDARDVTGIL; this is encoded by the exons ATGGGGAAAATGGATAACAAACTTACACAGTCTGGCCGGCTGTCGCGCTACTCCTGCGCCACATGTCGacaccagaagaagaaatgcgaTAGGCGCCAACCCCAGTGTTCCCTTTGTCAGCG ATACGATCGTGCCTGCGTGTATAAAAACACGAAGAATAGCGCGGTTCTCAGAACTTCACCCGAATCATCAAGCGGAGTTCCATCGACTACCACCAAAAGTCAACCAGACCAAAATGGGTTCCCTGCCGCATATTTCACCGACTCAGCATTATTCTGGCGATCTGTAGGCAGTTTGCCGGATGCAAATCTTCCCATCAGCCCTGACTTGCTGTCTCTCGCCGAGGATGTGCCCACTGTGAGGAAATTCACCGAGGCGTTCTTTTGTTACAATTACCCATGGGCACCGTTTATATGTAGAAGGAATTTTATGGAAAGGATTCTAAATCCTCTCGGTGGACGGCGCTGTGAAAATCTACTTCTCATAGCTGCTATTAAGCTCATCACAACAGAAGCCGATAACCATGCGAGTTCTACTACCTATTGCAGCCTCAAGAGAGCTTTTCTGGAGGTAGAGTTGAGTGGCAGCTTGACATTTAGAACGCTACAAGCACTTGTTCTCGTTGCGATATATGAACTCGGACAAGCTATTTATCCCTCGGCTTACTTAACAGTCGGTTACTGCGCCAGATATGGCATTGCACTCGGCATCGATCGAACAATTGATTCCCTCTACTCATCTAAGCTGGATGACtcggaggaggagaggaggacaTGGTGGACTATTATTCTTTTAGATCG ATACTTGAACGTCGGTTGCCCTGAACGAGCTCTGTTGATCGAAGAGCCTAAGAATACGAGTGTACTTCCGATGGATGACAAGCTCTGGGAAATGGGG TATCCACCTCCCAACCCTCCACTTGTCATATCCTCGCCTCCAACAGAGGCTATGGGTCGATTCTGCCTGACAGTTCAAGCAGCGTATTTGCTGGGAAAGGTACTAAGATATACTAGTCCTCAAGCAAGTGAACATCGTATCATGGAGCATGAAGCACGAATACTCGATAGTACAATTGCCGCCTTAACAAAGGTTACACTACAGGAGAGTGTGAAACGAGGTATAAAGGTTTGCTGTCCTACCACGATATGTCATAG CGCACGACTCATTCTTAACCAAGAAATGGGTTGGATTAATCGGCACGACTCCATTATAGAGACGAATATAGTACTTGAAGCTCAAATAACTACAGCGGCAGATATGCTAACCCTCTCATGTTACATTCTTCGGACCGGGCTAAGTGGAAATGATGACATATCTCCTTTTTGCCACGATGCTCTTTATCGTTCTGCTATTGTCTATTCCCAAATTGTGCAAAAGTCAGACTCGGAGGACGCCAAAAATGCAATCCACGATATCAAGCAGAGCCTGAGAGTAAATTGTCATCGCTGGAAGGCTGCAG CAACATACCTCCAACTCCTTGATGCTAGGGATGTTACCGGCATATTATAA